The following DNA comes from Bos indicus isolate NIAB-ARS_2022 breed Sahiwal x Tharparkar chromosome 3, NIAB-ARS_B.indTharparkar_mat_pri_1.0, whole genome shotgun sequence.
AAATCTGGCTCAAGTCAGAGTAAGCAGCATCATTCCTGTTCTACTCTaacaaatatttcatgaaagCAGCTTTTTATTAGAGTAGATAATCCTCCTTGATTCCTGGAGGGACCACAGATTCATAGAACGTTACAGCTGGAAAGGGCTTTAGAGCATCTAGTAAAACGTCGTTTCATAAATGAAAAAGTCAGGCTGAGAAGTAAAGAGACTtgcctttgattataaaactttTAAGCAGCAGAGCTAAAACTAAATCAGGTTTCTTGATTCTAAGTCAGCCCAGTACAAGCTACACTATTAATTCAACCTAGTAAGTAGGAAGAGGGATCCAAAAttgaaaggagaggaaaatagTGGTACTTAAGaagttcaaaatgaaaatgaatgaggctattttaaaagaaaaaaaaaaaaaaaaaaagacagacatgGTGGTATAAAACAGCTAAAAAAGTGCTGCTGCCTATGGGACAAAAACTTAGGATTGAAAACTAGTATGAAATTCAGCCAAACTTCCTGGCAAAGAGCTGAGAaattacataaagtttaaaaCTCTTGAAATGTACAATAActtaaaaactgatattttcattTAAGTGACTGAATTCATCTAGTACATAATTACTCCTCACTAAATTCAGAGGACAGAATCCAACAGTCTTTCTTtctgaaagcagaaagaaagaagagcttTAGTTCATTACACTTTATTACAGCACTAAGTCTTTTGTTAACATAAAGCTTTTTCCTATCAGAAATTCAAGAAAACGTTTTGGCTTAAATAATCACTTGTACAAAACAAGGACCATGCTGAAGTTTTATGAGTTTCTGCATGTTCTTCCCCAAAGCAATATTCCCTTAAGATATACTGTGCATTAGTAGAAGACATATTAAACTGTTtaaaacaaacatacacacagagaaaaaaagcattctttggtttcctcatcaacAAAGTACTTTGCTCACAGTAGATATTCCCAAAACAAGTTTTCCTTTATCTGTGTGTATATGGCAATAACAAGACTACTAGTCTTTTGAAAGTCTTTTTATGCTAGAAAGATTATATTACCTGGCACTTGTAAACAGATGACAAATGATTAGATGCATGAATCTTTAGGTACCAAGAAAGTGGTTAATTACACCAAGACTGTGTTTGTGTGTACGCAATCACTAGGTACCGTGCTTCTGTACTTATTATACTTCTTAACAAGTATGTATTCAAAACTTGAAACGAAATCTTTGGATTCACTAAACCAAGCTGTACAAAATCTGTGGTCTGAGAAGCTGTTGTCAATATTATACgtggatattatatatataattttagcatatcaaaaatatttacattgcAACACATATGATCAATGAATACAAAAGTTATTTATAAATGCACATATATTTACAATGAGACCCCTGGATGACAGgaaccaaaaaagagagagattcacAAGAATACAAAACTCTTGACCTGGTCATAGTTGGTCAAGTCTGGGATTCCTGTCGACGACCTTGAATATCAAAGCCCCACTCTCAACTATAcgtttaaaatcactgcagaatcccaggcacaCTTCTCAGGGGCCTCCAAAGTTATTTCTTGTCCTTGGAAGGCAAAACAAAATGGCGTTGTTTATTCAGGGTCATTCTGCAGGTTGAGACAATCCAAGGTGTTAAGCAGCAAGGAGAGTCTTCCTAAGAGGCTATGCACACCTGGGCACATCCCGGTAGAACCATCACAAAGCACTTTGTCCTGTATCTTCCTCTGCCCGGGTTGCACATTTTCTATTAGATGTACCCATTTCTGTCAGCCGTTACCCTTTCTTCATCAAGTATAAGCCAAACGAATGCCTGGCCTACCTTGGTGTGGTCAGATAGAACTGTAGACGTAAGTAAAGCAAATGCTGACTTTGGGGTTTCTTCTGAACACTGAGGTAGTAAATACAAAATCAATTAATCTGAGTCTGCTGAAACTGCATCCTAGAGTGAGTTTCATGTGCCCTCACTGCCATTGTGAACGTTCCGAGTCCTACTAAAATCAAAAGTGTGGTCGTGTAACCTGTGACAGGGCATGGGGCTAGTGGAACAGTCTGGATCACTCTCTGCCAGGCCCTCGTTTTGATGGAGTTGTGATGACTCAAGGACTGACTGCTGGGGAAAAGGAGGATGAGGCATACCTGGTTCTCTGCTTACGTTCCACAGAGGCCGCTGCAAGGTTTCTGAGAATGAAACACAGGAATAATTACCAGTGGTGAACGCAAGTTTACATTTTCTAAGACTTAATTTTCTTCTACCCAAGTCTTCAAAGAAATTAAGATGCCCAATATTCCTAAATAAGGACGTTAAGATCAAATGTATACTTGCCACTTTTCTtgcaacaaccaaaaaaagaaaacaaaaactggaacTATGGTCTTTCAAACCCTTCTAACCAACAACCTCACCAATTAATTACTGAAATCATGCTATATGTCATCTACTTTCACCTATTATTGGTGTTTCTGttactataaaaatgaaagcttaAACTCTTTACACACATGGGAACAGACTAAAAGACAATTAGTATCCAAATAGTAATGAAAGTTGCGtaacagacagaaaaaaacatgGACTAAGCAGTCATTATATCATTAAAtaacaaatatctttaaaaaatcattttaaaaataagcaaccaTTCCTCTTCAGCTTCTAACATGCCAGTAATTAGTTAACAGAACAACAGAGCACATAGCAAAAGTCCATGCTATTCCATTTATTCCAGCCAGAACCATCCCTGGAATCACCACTACACAACGTCTTCCACTGGAGACCTGCAGTGGTCAGCCCCACCCTACTTCCAGTGCTCTTCCATTCCAGGCTGACAAGAGGGTGAGAGCTGATGAAGAGCCTGGATGGAGAAGAAGACATCTTCATGGTCTAGAAAGTTTCATTTGGctttgttttgatttgctttaCTGGGTTGTTTCAAATGCCCCATCTTCACAATACAACCTGTGTTCCTCTTCCTCATCTGCACAACACAACTGAAACCAAACACCTGCCAAGTCATACTGACATTCAACATTTACCTGATAGAACAGCaaccaaataaaatgtttttaaatcacagaagTGAAAATATTCACCAAATTATGCCCAAATTATTGTATCCTTGGTATTTCAGGTCtccattatttaaataaatacggAAGAAAAAAGTACTGCCTATGTGAAACTTTTTTTATAGAAACTTTTTCTGTAACTTTTCCTAAATCTTTAGAAATAAGATCTTGCTACTCCCACAAAAACTGTTTTCATCCTACAACTTCAGACTTCTTTCCATAAAAATCTCTGGCTCTAGTTTATAGAAGTTAACAGTAGCTAATTATTACAGTATACCaatttgtttgtttctgtcaAATGAGAGTGCCACGGACATGATCAAAGGAAAAATCAAGTAGGTGAAagtgaaaacaaaccaaaacaacaaacaacgCCGTGCCCTTTACCACTGCTCATCCGCGTGGAGGAAGGCTTCTTCTCATTCATCCTCTCATGGTTGGTGGGAAAggcacatctctctctctctgctgacgACACCAGGCTCTCTAGGGTAGTGGCATCTTGGGGAGGATGTGCCAAGTAAGTCTCTTTGGGCATCTGGACCATGAGGCTGGACAGTGTCTGATCCAGAACATCCTCTTCAGTAATATAGGTGTATGGACAGTATTCTCGGGTCCGGGAGTAGATGTTAGCATTGTCATAACAATCTGAGCAGATAACTCTGGTGCCAGCGCCACCTAATACAACCCAGGAAAGAAACCAAACATCCTTCAGTTAAGGACTCAGTTTTGCCAATTGTTAGTTTTCTCTAACAGCTGTCATCATTGTCATCACAGCTGGCATTTGTTCAAAACTTACATTATAAACGTGATGAAGTTTCAAGGTCTTTCTGtgaattaacttatttaatccttataatatGCTTATGAGGTAAGTACTAATTATTATTGCTATATTACACACGGAATAATTACAACACAGAGAGGCTGGGTAACTTGCCCGAAGACATATTGCCCAGCGGAAAGCTGAAACTTAAACTCTGGTCCTCTGACTTCAGCACGCACGCTCTTGAATAGTACATTAAATCATCCTTGTCCAGCCTAAATAAAGTCATGTTAAAATCAAGAGAGCCAAGATAAGGTTGGCACTGTGCTACAAGACACGTTTGGCTTAAGCAAACTaaagcagagaagcagcagctaGGATGACTTCACTTCACAAAAGCCCCTATAACTTTCATAAGTCAAGAGGTTAAGCAACACTAATTGCTAAAAGGATTCCTAGAGAAAGTTTCTGACGGTCAAGGGTCCTGCCTGacaagtgtgtgtgtggtagAAGTAGAAGTTTAATGAGCTCCCTGGACCATTAAGTGTTTGAAAACTGAATGATAAAAGAGAGGAAAGTGAGAACTAGAGAGTGAGTTACTTATTCATGATCAAGCAACAGAATTGTTAGACTCGGAAAAGAACTGAAGTAATTAAGTTTAACCCAGAAAGTAGTATTATTTCCTACAAATTGCAAAGAGTAGAGGCTTTTAAGTATTCTTTAAACAGCCAGGAATTCCCTGTCAGTGCAGTGGTTAGAATTTGatgttttcactgccatggcccccagttcaatccctggtcagggaactaagatcctacaaactgctgagtgcagccaaaaaaaggcTAGAAATACCCTCCTTTTCATGGAAAGCCAAAAGAAAATCCAATTTGTTGATTTACACAGAAGTTCTAGTAACATCCAGtctaaaaaaaatctctgtagaAATGAAACAGACCTTCCATTTGATTAGTACTTGAAGTACTACACAGATTCATTCAAAGAATCTTTAAGAATCTTAaaagaacattggggtacacgtgtctcccttctggtttcctcagtgtccatcagcagatgaatggataagaaagctgtggtacatatacacaatggagtattactcagccattaaaaagaatacatttgaatcagttctaatgaggtggatgaaactggagcctattatacagagtgaagtaagccagaaggaaaaacataaatacagtatactaacgcatatatatggaatttagaaagatggtaacaataacccggtgtacgagacagcaaaagagacactgatgtatagaacagtcttatggactctgtgggaaagggagagggtgggaagatttgggagaatggcattgaaacatgtaaaatatcatgtaagaaacgagttgccagtccaggttcgatgcacgatattggatgcttggggctagtgcactgggacgacccagagggatggtatggggagggaggagggaggagggttcaggatggggaacacatgtatacctgtggcggattcattttgatatttggcaaaactaatacaattatgtaaagtttaaaaataaaataaaattaggaaaaaaaaaaagaatcttgagagaaatgctttataaaatattgttgctttatttttaaaatgaagaaattaaagctCCGATTTTAAATAACGTGTTCATGGCCACATGGCTGGAAAGAAGAACTGAGTCAAACCCAATTCTATCCCTTAATTCTCCTCCTTGTGCTCTGTAACTCCCCATAGGAAGGGTGGAGTGGAGAAAAGTACTGTTGAGAAGTTAGGTTCTTAATTATTTAgaacttaattattttatatctcttaattattattttatatcttaactattttctctctctctgatacTCTCCAATATATACTGAGAATCATCAATGCCCTTTAAACTTGAGTGAATGTCTACCTGTCAGCAGACAGACCAAACTTCCTGGACATGGTCTGAAGGGTGCTCATGCCTGAAAAGGATAAAAGACACCTGAAAGAAGTTTCTAGAACATCTCTCTCCCATAACAATACTTTGGTTTGGAAGCCTTTGCTGTGTTCGCCAATCCCTTGTTTAAGAATATGttcctctggaataggaaatggcaacccactccagtattcttgcctggacaatcccatggacagaggagcctggggggctgcagtccattgggtcaaaaagagctggacatgacttagcacatacacaagGAAATAATTACTGTATATGtgtcattttctctttatctgcttataatttataatatatttgtcATGTAGTAGATTAGCTAATGATATGGGCTGTAGAAATAGATCACCTAGGTTTGAATTTTTTCTCCCTCTAAATGATCACTAAGTGTAGTCTTGtataaatgtcttaatttctctgtACCTCAGTCTTTTAATCAGTGCATTAGTGATTATACTGGTACTGAATACATAGACTGTCATGGGGACTGAGTGTgcacatgtaaaaatatttaaatggtttCTGATACATAGTAAacatcattcaataaatgttaactatttttctttttgaaaaaaaaaataagaagaaagtgtTCCTCCTTTCTGTCAAATGATTTTCTCCTCTGTTAGGACTCTAGTCAATTTTCATCCTATTTTGCATGGATCCAAATGTTTTCATTgtgtatcttattttaaaatactgcttcAAGTTAGTGGGGAAGACTATCCACTGAAAACTAAACCCAACCGGGTAGGCTGAAACGGTAAGCACAGACAATGAAGAGTCATTACCATCAGTGCCTTTGTGTAAATATCCATTGGCAGGAGGCATAAGTTGCTGATGACTGCCTGCCTCAGAGTTGCTGTAGCcttcttgtggctcagacagcgTTCCTTGGGAAGACAAGTAGCTGGGAATGTCTGCAGGCAGGTTGAGTTCCTCTGTAAAAGAGACATCTGTAACTCTCAAATAAAGTTAGGTAATTTATTTACCTAACTCAGAAGACTATTTTGCAAATGTATTCTACTTCTCTACTAATGACCAAAAAAATGTTATGTACCCAGGAACTCAAGAGCTCTTagaattttctcttaaaattatttcttattagAATTCTCCCCCAAgcttcattttaaaagtattagcaaaagaaacaaaacctaaagtctGAAATCCACAGACGCACTTTCACAATCTATCTGGCTGTATTGTATCTCTTCTCTCACAGGACTTCAGGGTGAGTGAGAAGTGTCAAAGACTAACCTCTGTCATAAGGATTCCATTCTTTCCCACAGGAAAATTACAAGAGAAATGAGCCTTAGGAATTAAAGAAAGAAGGTGCACTGCAACTGTTTATAAGAGCAAAGTCTGGGGGGACTGTCtagaaattcttaaaattcttcacTAGAGAGGTTCCATCACATCAAGGAAGTAGGACATTTTAACAGAAAAACTCTCCCTCTATCACACATAAAGTATCAAAACTCTTCACTACATTCTGACTCAGACACAAGCCACAGTGGTCAACCGGATACCACTTACCTGTGTTCGTGATACTATAGTCTTCGTTTTTCCTTCTCATGTGGTAAATAACAATGACCCAGATCAAAGAGGTTCCCACTACACAGCAGACCACAACAATGATCACAATGCCAACTGTGGTCCACCCATCATCTTCATGTCCAATGCTACTCTGGGAAGAGTCACAATTGGGGGATGAAATCACATTTAGGTAAATGTGACCACGTTCTGTCCCAAGGGTGTTTGACATAATGCAGgtatatttcccagcatcatctaGCCCAGCATCTACGATGATGAGAAGCTGGTTGGCTGCAGCAAAGAAGTGCCGTTCTGtcaccagcaaaggtccatcatCTTTGGTCCAGTTGAGGCGAGGGGCGGGACTCCCTCCAGCTATGCATTGTAATACTGCAGTTTCACCTCGAGTTACTGTCTTGTCCTCCAGGGGTCTAATAAATGAGGGTGTCTCTAACAGaaagatgcattaaaaaaaatatcaggcAATTTTATCCTTAAAATTCTACTGAATTAGACTAACGAGGTTATGATGAAATAAGCATTTTCATAAGCTCATGGGAAGATCAGAagtttttcagaaaagcaaaagcctCAAAAAATCTAAATTTCCTCTTAGGAATTCTACCTAGAGCAAGCGATCCTAGGTGAAGAAGTCAAGATTCATatacaaaaaatgtttattacaaaattaattgtgatttttaaagatgaaaaaatctAGCAGAAAAATGAGTAATTTAACAGTACAGTCACATATTTCATGAAGACTTAATGACAATGTAACCCTGTGATAcaatattaagtggaaaaaagtAGGTATACATAACCACATGAAgatgagtaattttaaaaagtccagaATATGTCAAAATCTAAACAGGGTTTGAGTGACCttccttttttcaaattttctgcatatcttaaaatttttaaacaataaatttattttcctggttACACAAGTAGTTAAACAaaccaacatttttaaaaaccctaaCATCTGGAGGCAAAGAGAATTTGCCTTGATTTGAGTCCCATAAAGACAAATgttctaataagaaaaaaaaaactggcttatcAGGGGAAATCTACAGGGAAAAGACATTTTACCAGAGCACAGGATTAATAGGAGCACACTGGAAGGAAAATAGGAAATCTAACCAGAAGACAGATCTTTTCAtcttttacaaattttttttttaatgaaggggGAAAAGTTAAATTGTCCCAAGTTCTCTGAAGCAGTATGATGAAAATTCACTGAATCGTAGAAAAAACATATACATGAAGCAGAAAACTGACAGAGATGAACAGAACAGGGTAAAGGGATTTGAATTTTCAATTCATGGGATAAAAATCTCCAATTCTGCCCTCAAAATTTCTCCAGATTCCAGTTAACTGTTCCACTAATATCCAAGCTTGACACATACCTGTATAAATTGGCAGAACAATGATCCCAACTGAAATCtaacttgagatttttcttgccATTAAGACCAAGAGTTGATCCACAATAAAAGGACTCCCACAAAAGTATGGATCCACAAAGCAGTAAACATACCTAACACGATGAGCGAGGCATTTGCTGAGAGACCGCCTGCTATATTCTGTGCCATGCAGCTATAGATCCCCATGTCTTCTATTTTCACATTTGCAATGAAGAAAACATCATCCTCAGGCATGACATGCATGCGTCTCTCTCGAGCTGCAGGAAAGTCAGTACCACCATCTTTCTGCCAGGAAATCTGAGGTGCAGGGTGCCCCTCCGCAGCACATTCTAATCTGGCCATGGCACCAGTGCGAATAGTTAGATCCATTGGAGTTTTCAGAAAAGATGGCATCTCTGTTCCAAAAAAGATCACCAAAAGATAGTGGgtggggaaaaatatatatatatagacacacacacacacacacaagggagaATCTACTAGGCAAAATACCAACTGTTGTGCTGCTCCATTTTTTTGAGAAGACATGCTCTCTGCATTGACAGTAAATACAACTGCAGAGGCCATCTTTTCTCTAAGAATCTCAGAGCGTGGAGTACAGTGATGACTAACTCTTCCAGAATGCATGACAAATCTATCTGATCTCCTTGACAGGGAAAGAAAAAGCTGAGGCCGTAAACTTTTCTGAACCTATATTTTAGCATTTAATATTTACTATTCCTTACTTAAGAGatgcatgataaaaaaaaattttatgccTTCAAACAGCTCATAAAACAGCCCGGAAGCAAGACACATGTACATCTTTCGTTGCACAAAGCCTGAAGTGCTGTAGTTATTCAATCTAATAGGCAACAGACCAATCGAGCTGTTGTATATTTTTTCAacagacacaaagaaaaagagcattattttcaaaaatggttTCATTGACTACCTTTAGACAATGATAATGATCAATGGTCCCAGAAATGTTAATACTCCCAGTTACTGGACGGCCCTGGGAACAGTGTCAGgaataaattttatagtttttagagcAGAATTACAGTtctagaaagaaaatggagaattaaaaataatttttttttcaaaaacacaaaagagaGTAGTTCATCTCCTGAAACCATGGAATTCACCTTTACCCCTGAGTCAAACACTAATTAGGGACAGCAAGTGGGTAAATTAACAATCCAGCCTGTATACCATCATAACcctaaagacagaaacagtaaggaccctCACCCAGTGTCAGGTTTAATGTAATCTTCTTGGTCAAAAGTtcaaaaattaaacatgaaaaatcCTTCTAACTATAAAACCATCAGGGAGCATAATTTCTTACCATTCACAGTCAGTTTGGCTTTATGAGAATAGTTAGAACCAAAGTGATTAGTAATAATACACTGATATtttccttcatctgtgaaattCACATTGAAAAGATGTAGGACACTAGTATATTCCAGAGCTTCTCCAGCCTGTTGCTGATAACGAACAAAATTCTCAATATCAGCATCATACAAGACTTCACTGTCTTTGCGCCACAGAGCAGACATGGGTGAATCACTGCTGCTCACCGCAGTGCATCTCAGAGTCACATTCACGCCTCTCAGAGCAACTGTGGTTTCAGGATGAGTTCTTATCTGTGGCTTGAGCAAATCatctaagaggaaaaaatacaggGCAGGAGCCaagtcacttatttatttttgcttctacagattcaattttaaaacaaataatataaaactgCATGTTCTGTTGACAAAATGTCATAAGGTTGAAAGGGCCTATAGAACTAGAACCCAATTCCCTTATTTCAACATGAGGAAAATGATGCCCAGAGGGTCAATGACTTGCTCTAAGATATGTAAATCAGCAGCTCAGCCTGGAATGGAACCCAGATTTTCAAACTTCAGGGGTTAGTATTCTTTCCACCCTCCCTTACTGTCACTTACGCTTAGAATGCACTATCTTAAGTATTACCAGTTACTGGCAAAAGCAAAAacttaaattagaattttaaaacaagctTTAATTCTATTACcctttgtatgtatgtgtatgtgtatatataacatatataaaaatagatattctaTTAATAAAACATACTATCTGATAGTACTTTGTGCATAACTTTCAACTAAAATagtgaaaaatttgaaatatgtcCAAAGTCCAACTGAAGACTGGCTTAGGACTGGCTAATAAATATAGattcataaataataatatattattgaatTGATTCAGAGAAGCAGGTAAATGAATTTTTAACGAAATGTCTTTACTCAGTAACATTTCACTGTGTCATATATAGGGtatatttacacatttaaaacTAAGTAAAGTGAGAAGGGCATTCATGGTAATATAACTaggttctttgctttcttccttaaaatttgttttacaaattttaaatttgtaaaaacaTGTTAAGTATTTTATGCACCTGAACTTCCAAATGTCCTAAGCATTTTTAAGTGATCTGGCAATATACAGGGATCTAAATGCTACTAGCAACACAGATACACTGACCTAAAAGTTCCATCGTGTAAAAGTTAAGAATTAACTACTTTAAAGGAAATGTAAGTGTAAAAGAAAAATCTCCAAAATGAGAATACAGATGTATACTTGAAATGACGATTAAGCGTTAGAATTAAGACAACTTGTCTACCATAACTTGTCTATGTTCCCTCTGGTCCTCCAAAAAACTGCCAAACCTTGCTGCCTTTGTCttaagaaaatgtattaaaaatagaaaacaaatgaaactggTACATCATACATTGCTAGTGACCACATAAACCAGTGCTCTCTGTTTGCAAACGCCTGGGAGTGCTTTTTCAAGAtctactaaatataaaatcataCTTCTGAATGAATTCATAGACAAACAAACTCATACTTTTTGATGCAGGAATCTTACTAGATATTTATTCTACGGCTAACAATCCCCTAAAAAGAAAAGGCTTACATTCACAAAGACGCTATTATActgacattattttaaatgattgtttaagaatacacagaggaaaaaagactTCCTAAGTTATATTAAGTCAAAGAACACAAAATTTAAGCTACAATTACAATATTagtgaaaaaagtaaagaaatggaaacaggctAGTGGGAAAGTattctactttaaatttttttaattctgttgttAAGACAGTAAGGAATaagatacaaaatttaaaacaaaaatacaaaccacagACAAAATCTTTCAGATCCACATTCAGGATGCTTTGCCCTGCAAGCCATTCAGGGTGTGCACAGCTTACATTCACAGAATGTTGAAAGTTATTATCAACCAGCCACTGAAGCAACCACTTCAAATGGCAGTCACAAAGCAAACTATTTGTGTTCAGAATCCTgtagaaataaagaggaaaataaatgctctttatttttcattccaaGTTTCTCCAGCATTTAAGCTTACTACATATCTATTCACTTTTCTTGCCAAAAAAATGCCTAACCTGACTCTAAccataagaaaacaaattcaagCGGTCAACTGTTTCCTGAAATATGACAGCGTGATGAAAGACGCTAACAAAAGGTGTTGGGGAATAAGGGTAAGGGATCTATTTTTAGTCTAAAGGAAACTAAAGAGTCATTACAATCAAATGTAGAGTGAGAAActtcattcagaaaatatatctacaaaggacatttttttggacACTGGGGAAATCTAAGCATCGACTGCATATTAGATATTATTTTATCAAAGTTAATTTCATTAGGTGTGATAATAGTATTGTGGTTATGCAAGAAAATAACCTTACATAGGAAATACATGCTAAGATATTTTAGGAGTAAAATGTCATATGTCTGTAGCTTACTTTCAACTGGTTAAACaaagtaataatatatatatgtatatgagtgtgtgcggaaagaaggagagggacagagagaaagggagggaaaaggaaggaaggagggagagagaaaaatatgtaACAGACTTAGCAAATAGTTCTGAATTGATGAATCCAGGTAAACAGAATATCGATGTTCACTGTGccttcctttaaatttttgaggtctaaaaattttcccaaagaaatttGGGGAAGAGCTTACTATATATATTAGAGCAGAGACAACTTTGTTGTGGAGAGGGCATAATTATTCTCAAATTATTTCATCAAGATTAAAAACATTTCAGCCCTGTGGCAACATGTACTACAATTTAAACTAAGAACCACTGAAAAATGGTTTGTGGTCATAATAGGCctataaaatacatttgaaaagtcagtgttttcttttaatcACCCTTAAATGTCCCATCCCCTTGGAACTAGGGAAAGCAAGTGATTTTGACAATATTAT
Coding sequences within:
- the LRIG2 gene encoding leucine-rich repeats and immunoglobulin-like domains protein 2 isoform X1, with the translated sequence MAPAPQGVREEPLLECGSRLLSRLLFLAQAVVLLLPAARAGLCPVPCSCRIPLLDCSRRKLPAPSWRALSTSLPPDAVSLDLSHNRLSNWNISLESQTLQEVKMNYNELTEIPYFGEPTSNITLLSLVHNIIPEINAEVFQFYPALETLDLSSNQISEIKTSSFPRMQLKYLNLSNNRITVLEAGCFDNLSSSLLVVKLNRNRISMIPPKIFKLPHLQFLELKRNRIKVVEGLTFQGLDSLRSLKMQRNGISKLKDGAFFGLDNMEELELEHNNLTEVNKGWLYGLRMLQQLYVSQNAVERISPDAWEFCQRLSELDLSYNQLTRLDESAFVGLSLLERLNLGDNRVTHIADGVFRFLSNLQTLNLRNNEISWAIEDASEAFAGLTSLTKLILQGNQIKSVTKKAFIGLESLEHLDLNNNAIMSIQENAFSQTRLKELILNTNSLLCDCHLKWLLQWLVDNNFQHSVNVSCAHPEWLAGQSILNVDLKDFVCDDLLKPQIRTHPETTVALRGVNVTLRCTAVSSSDSPMSALWRKDSEVLYDADIENFVRYQQQAGEALEYTSVLHLFNVNFTDEGKYQCIITNHFGSNYSHKAKLTVNEMPSFLKTPMDLTIRTGAMARLECAAEGHPAPQISWQKDGGTDFPAARERRMHVMPEDDVFFIANVKIEDMGIYSCMAQNIAGGLSANASLIVLETPSFIRPLEDKTVTRGETAVLQCIAGGSPAPRLNWTKDDGPLLVTERHFFAAANQLLIIVDAGLDDAGKYTCIMSNTLGTERGHIYLNVISSPNCDSSQSSIGHEDDGWTTVGIVIIVVVCCVVGTSLIWVIVIYHMRRKNEDYSITNTEELNLPADIPSYLSSQGTLSEPQEGYSNSEAGSHQQLMPPANGYLHKGTDGGAGTRVICSDCYDNANIYSRTREYCPYTYITEEDVLDQTLSSLMVQMPKETYLAHPPQDATTLESLVSSAERERCAFPTNHERMNEKKPSSTRMSSGKGHGVVCCFETLQRPLWNVSREPGMPHPPFPQQSVLESSQLHQNEGLAESDPDCSTSPMPCHRLHDHTFDFSRTRNVHNGSEGT
- the LRIG2 gene encoding leucine-rich repeats and immunoglobulin-like domains protein 2 isoform X2 → MAPAPQGVREEPLLECGSRLLSRLLFLAQAVVLLLPAARAGLCPVPCSCRIPLLDCSRRKLPAPSWRALSTSLPPDAVSLDLSHNRLSNWNISLESQTLQEVKMNYNELTEIPYFGEPTSNITLLSLVHNIIPEINAEVFQFYPALETLDLSSNQISEIKTSSFPRMQLKYLNLSNNRITVLEAGCFDNLSSSLLVVKLNRNRISMIPPKIFKLPHLQFLELKRNRIKVVEGLTFQGLDSLRSLKMQRNGISKLKDGAFFGLDNMEELELEHNNLTEVNKGWLYGLRMLQQLYVSQNAVERISPDAWEFCQRLSELDLSYNQLTRLDESAFVGLSLLERLNLGDNRVTHIADGVFRFLSNLQTLNLRNNEISWAIEDASEAFAGLTSLTKLILQGNQIKSVTKKAFIGLESLEHLDLNNNAIMSIQENAFSQTRLKELILNTNSLLCDCHLKWLLQWLVDNNFQHSVNVSCAHPEWLAGQSILNVDLKDFVCDDLLKPQIRTHPETTVALRGVNVTLRCTAVSSSDSPMSALWRKDSEVLYDADIENFVRYQQQAGEALEYTSVLHLFNVNFTDEGKYQCIITNHFGSNYSHKAKLTVNEMPSFLKTPMDLTIRTGAMARLECAAEGHPAPQISWQKDGGTDFPAARERRMHVMPEDDVFFIANVKIEDMGIYSCMAQNIAGGLSANASLIVLETPSFIRPLEDKTVTRGETAVLQCIAGGSPAPRLNWTKDDGPLLVTERHFFAAANQLLIIVDAGLDDAGKYTCIMSNTLGTERGHIYLNVISSPNCDSSQSSIGHEDDGWTTVGIVIIVVVCCVVGTSLIWVIVIYHMRRKNEDYSITNTEELNLPADIPSYLSSQGTLSEPQEGYSNSEAGSHQQLMPPANGYLHKGTDGGAGTRVICSDCYDNANIYSRTREYCPYTYITEEDVLDQTLSSLMVQMPKETYLAHPPQDATTLESLVSSAERERCAFPTNHERMNEKKPSSTRMSSETLQRPLWNVSREPGMPHPPFPQQSVLESSQLHQNEGLAESDPDCSTSPMPCHRLHDHTFDFSRTRNVHNGSEGT